The Gemmatimonadaceae bacterium DNA segment TGCCGGAAACGCGGGCAAAGCAGCTCCGGAAAGTGCTGCTGCTGAAGGACACCGTATCGTATCAGGGGTCCTACTATTCTCTCGCGCAGGGGAAGCAACTGCTGGAGGTTGCCGACTCGTACGGCACATGGGCGGCGGCCCTGTTGGAGCAAAGACCCGCTTAGGCGGGCATGTTCACTAGCTGGCCCGCTTCAGGATCCGGACTTCCTTCTCCAGCCGATTGCCCAGATGGTCCAGCTCCCGCTCGAGATCGAAGCGCGTCTGCAGGTTCAGCCAGAACCGATCGGTGGTGCCGAAATAACGAGCCAATCGCAGGGCAGTGTCGGCGGTAACGGCCCGCTTGCCGTGCACGATCTCGTTGATACGCCGCGGCGGCACGCTGATGTCGTGGGCCAGCCGATACTGGGAAAGTCCAAGTGGCTCGAGGAATTCCTCCAGCAATATCTCGCCCGGGTGTATGGGTGGAATCCTTCGTGCAGGCATGCCTACTCCCTGTGGTAATCCACGATCTCGACGTCGTGGGCGCTTGCGTCCGACCAGCGGAAACAGATTCGCCATTGATCGTTGACCCGGATGCTGAACTGCCCAGCGCGACGCCCGCGAAGCTTTTCGAGCCGGTTCCCCGGCGGAACCCGGAGATCCTGAAGTGCTTCAGCCGCTTCGAGCAGCAGCAGCTTCCGGAGCATGATCCGGAGCATGATCCTGAGCAGGCCCGGCGGGAACCGGCGAACCGGCTCGCGCAGAAACAGCCGTTCGGTATCCCGGTCGGCGAAGCTCCGGATCACGGTTGATAATAACGCGGGACGTTACTATACGCAAGGCTGGGAGGCATGGCGCACCCTAGCCACACTGGACTACAAAGCCGAAAGCGTTACATGGCTGCCGTAATCGAAGGGTGGCCATATTCGGGGACGGGAATCGCGGTTACGCGGTGGGTCGTTTCGGACTGGTCTTGAGATACGCCCTGAGGGCGCGACATACGGACCGCGAATCAGGAAACACCGCAGCCAATTCGGGGTCTAGCAGGATGAGATTCGTCCCTTCGGCATAGTGACCGGCGTACTTACCGCGGATGCCGCCGCCGAAGTCATACACCGGCCGCCCATCGCCCGTGTCCGCCTTGCGCGCGCTTTTCCTGGCGGGACTTCTCTTAGCAGCCTTCTTCATACCTGAACCGTTCTCGACGGGTAACGCCGAGCGCCAATGATTCGCGTGTTACCCCGCCATCCGTTTGGAAAGCTCGAATCGCTCATGATTTTCAGGGCCACACAGGGCGTCTTTCCCGCCTCAAAGGAGTTTTCGAAATTCCTCCGGCGTTAATCCGGCGTCGCGCGCAATACCGCCCATGGTAAAAGCATTCACCGGATTATTACGGGGAATCGTAAGG contains these protein-coding regions:
- a CDS encoding type II toxin-antitoxin system RelE/ParE family toxin, which produces MIRSFADRDTERLFLREPVRRFPPGLLRIMLRIMLRKLLLLEAAEALQDLRVPPGNRLEKLRGRRAGQFSIRVNDQWRICFRWSDASAHDVEIVDYHRE
- a CDS encoding HigA family addiction module antitoxin, producing MPARRIPPIHPGEILLEEFLEPLGLSQYRLAHDISVPPRRINEIVHGKRAVTADTALRLARYFGTTDRFWLNLQTRFDLERELDHLGNRLEKEVRILKRAS